A region from the Cydia amplana chromosome 7, ilCydAmpl1.1, whole genome shotgun sequence genome encodes:
- the LOC134649738 gene encoding uncharacterized protein LOC134649738, whose product MLFLMGLAVNHTYPTKEAWPEQCKGRSYCHVQPDYYPTETFAKILDGVKLQFQQGGEIANRSSEDDVASCSTVKLFDKIYLILDDSDTIRFVAQNDDIFSFTIQIEECSAPGQTHSSALDEDHLREQRVDCYETRLPFMFPVLSLDGTKLESVAPKAGVPVSCSAKVIAT is encoded by the exons ATGTTGTTCCTGATGGGACTTGCAGTAAACCACACATATCCAA cTAAGGAAGCTTGGCCCGAACAGTGTAAAGGGAGGTCGTACTGCCATGTGCAACCAGACTACTACCCGACAGAGACGTTCGCAAAGATTTTGGATGGAGTG aaactaCAATTCCAGCAAGGCGGAGAGATCGCCAACCGCAGCAGTGAAGATGACGTCGCCAGCTGCAGTACTGTGAAGCTG tTTGACAAAATTTACCTGATCTTGGACGATAGCGACACGATCCGGTTCGTCGCTCAGAACGATGATATTTTCTCATTCACGATTCAAATCGAAGAATGCAG tgcaCCTGGCCAAACACATTCTTCTGCGTTAGACGAAGATCACCTTCGAGAACAGAGGGTAGACTGCTACGAGACCAGACTACCTTTCATGTTCCCCGTGCTCTCGCTAGATGGCACTAAACTGGAATCTGTGGCGCCTAAGGCCGGAGTTCCTGTAAGCTGCTCTGCCAAAGTGATAGCGACTtag